In the genome of Entelurus aequoreus isolate RoL-2023_Sb linkage group LG15, RoL_Eaeq_v1.1, whole genome shotgun sequence, one region contains:
- the gjd4 gene encoding gap junction delta-4 protein, which translates to MAWSSPLEVIFLSVNHSITFVGKVWLVVMIFLRVLILLFAGYPLYQDEQERFVCNTIQPGCANVCYDIYSPVSLLRFWLAQLVTLCLPYVVFTIYVVHKVSNSLTVVIGARSPGKTVPLYKIQQELSTKKMEERGWVQGFTGAYILQLIFRTLLEAGFGAAHYYMFGFYVPRRFLCQNPPCTTQVDCYISRPTEKTVTLNFMLGVAALSLSLNILDFICAIKRHVRPKQRTKVIGDVYEDEHGDLNSSQALEVQADQRGSFRKRHVSRGSSKGIESSQNATSVPRPLEPLGCNTNGNDGYSASQEETPEKHGSEVALCPLEPTGTPKAICVNKRSRLKPPPPPRRDLAYRPALLPRPVQGDPVATAACTRRIGQYTLVELGGGSDLSNQDGQEKRSEWV; encoded by the exons ATGGCGTGGTCAAGTCCTTTGGAAGTCATCTTTCTGTCGGTCAATCACAGCATCACCTTCGTGG GAAAGGTGTGGCTCGTCGTGATGATCTTTTTACGCGTCCTCATCCTCCTTTTTGCCGGTTACCCTCTTTACCAGGACGAGCAAGAGCGATTCGTTTGCAACACCATTCAACCGGGATGCGCCAACGTGTGCTACGATATCTACTCCCCCGTCTCTCTTCTCCGCTTCTGGCTGGCGCAGCTGGTCACCCTATGTCTGCCCTATGTTGTCTTTACCATCTACGTGGTCCATAAGGTGTCAAACAGCCTCACTGTGGTCATCGGCGCCCGTAGTCCAGGTAAAACCGTACCGCTCTACAAGATCCAGCAGGAACTGTCCACAAAGAAGATGGAGGAGCGAGGGTGGGTTCAAGGCTTCACCGGAGCCTACATCCTCCAGCTGATATTCAGGACTTTGCTGGAGGCAGGGTTTGGGGCGGCTCACTACTATATGTTTGGGTTCTACGTCCCCAGGAGGTTTCTGTGCCAGAACCCTCCATGTACCACCCAAGTAGATTGCTACATCTCTAGACCCACAGAGAAGACCGTGACGCTCAACTTCATGCTCGGCGTGGCGGCGCTGTCCCTTTCCCTGAACATTCTGGACTTCATCTGCGCTATTAAACGTCACGTGAGACCGAAGCAAAGGACAAAGGTGATAGGGGATGTTTATGAGGATGAGCATGGAGATCTAAACTCTTCCCAAGCTCTAGAAGTCCAGGCTGATCAAAGAGGAAGTTTCCGGAAGAGACACGTCAGCAGAGGTTCTTCTAAAGGGATCGAATCAAGTCAGAATGCGACCTCTGTCCCTCGTCCCTTGGAACCTCTGGGCTGCAACACCAACGGGAACGACGGCTACTCCGCTTCCCAAGAGGAAACTCCGGAAAAACACGGCAGCGAGGTGGCGCTCTGTCCCTTAGAACCGACGGGGACCCCGAAAGCCATTTGTGTCAATAAACGCAGCAGGCTCAAACCTCCGCCGCCCCCGAGACGGGACTTGGCGTACCGCCCCGCGCTTTTACCGAGGCCCGTCCAAGGTGATCCTGTGGCAACAGCGGCATGCACCAGGAGGATTGGTCAGTACACGCTGGTGGAGCTGGGGGGCGGGTCTGACCTTTCTAACCAAGACGGTCAGGAGAAAAGATCAGAGTGGGTGTGA